The Cuculus canorus isolate bCucCan1 chromosome 5, bCucCan1.pri, whole genome shotgun sequence DNA segment ttttcttctatccCACTAACTCACTCACCGGATATAGGACTCTCGCTTGCCACATACAACACACAGGTTCTCTTTGACTGTCAGATAATAATCAACTTGAGATTCGGGACGTCCTGAAGGCTCAAACCGCAGCTTCACAACAAATGGGTCTGTGCTAACTAGCTCTGATAGGATAAAGGAAACCAGAGAATACTCAAGACAAGTTTGTATTTGAAAGCTAAAATAACAATGCTAAAACATAAGAGTCATCCTAGTGAATCCCAAACAGTATTTCTAGTGAGAAAGGATACAAAATTTCATACCTAGTTAtcaagaaaaaaggcaaaaaccagaaaagcacCGTATTTCAAATACCAACAGGAAAATTGGTGTGCTCACCTCCAATCCCCTTGTCCAGATACCACTGAGCCTTTCTGCGATCACAAGTGCACAAGGGCTGTCCATCTGGTGCATGCAGGAAGCAGTTGTCATACAGTGGTGATTTTCTATGAAATGAGGGCAGCATTACAGCAACTACAACAGCATGCCAAAAAAAGCAGCGCTTTCTGTAGCCATGCATTCCACACTGTAATTCATGTAGCCTCCTCCAAATCACAGGAGTGCCTCTAAACACACGCTTAAGGCTACTGAGCACTTCACAGGCTGCTGCTAAGGGAAGCAGATCATCTGAAAACTTATCTGAGGTTCACCAACTGACTATAAGGTTACTCTCCCGCTGCCAAGAGAATTGCAACTCTGAATCCCAGTTTTCAGGAGATGCCATCAATGATGACAGtggatttctttaaaataaataaattagaaaacaaaagagaattgCAGACGAGAAGGATGATGAGCCAAGAGTAAGCTAAAAGAATGTCAACTTACAGGCATGGCAATTTCAAGGATCAGCTGTCTAAGcctatattttaattttatattaaagtaACTTTTGGAAAACTTAGCATGAACAGCAATTACTTCATTCACGCAGGAGAGAAATGCTACAAAAAACCTTGTGGAGCACTAGGAACCCAAACACAGGGGCTCAGGGGAATAACAAAGCTGAACTGATGCCCTCTGAAAGACAGGCACCCAACCTTAGCTGGGCTCAGAAAGCACCTAGGAGGAACTGGCCAGGAATACAGACACAACCTGTCACAATACACTGTCAAAaagcttcctttcttctctccagcaaTATCATATAAATAAGCACTCAGCAGTGCTCTATCAGCTAAAACGATTGATTCACAGGCTACGTAATCTGACAAAGGGATTTCTTCTGAGGTCCATGGGGGGgaaaaatcccaacaaaacaATGATACAGGAGGTCTTCTTCCATTGAGCATCAGCAGTTCAGCTCAACCACCATGATAATTCCAGTACTTCCCAAGTCTGAATGAATAAACATTAAAACTAAACATCCTTATAGAAAGGAAGAGCGGAAAAGGACTTTTCCGCTCTTCACGTCCAGTCTTATTACAAACCAGAGCCAGACTGCTAGAGATACTATAAGTGAGTCTCACTATAAGAAGTGAGTCTACAGATCTCTCATTGAGCCAAGCACTGTTAAAAattgtaaacaaacaaacaaacaaacatggGGAGTTCTCTATTTAGTTTGGAatgctattttatttacattttaatccTCCAATGAGGTGCAGCCTTTCTGTTTTGTATGACAGGGGCtccaactaaaaaaaaaaacccaaaatctgaAGGGACTTGCTGTGTACGACACAGAACTGTTAATGACTGCTAATGAAATCAATATTATTGACTACATTAAAATGTCTCCGTTGCCAATCCAATAAACTTGAATAGGAgcaaataaatactaaaatgattagttttctttccaaacagtaATTACAGACAATTTTAGATCGTGCATAATCACAGATATGATTAATTTTATTAGATTgtacacaaacaaaacaaaacacaccagATCTCTAGATCTTCCACCATATTGAGCTTAAAGAGACTTCTCCAacttattttaacttaaaagcAATTGAACTTTCACTTGCAAAAAGCCATAAGAATAAAAAGCCATAAGAATTTAGGATTTGCTCCACAAAAATCACCTGCAGGACAGGGACCCTGAATCCAGCTTCTGCAAGGCCAAAGTAGTAGCGTtcactcctctctctccctggcCAACAGGGAAACACAGGGCTTTGATGCTTCCACAGACTGTTCCTTCCTGTGCTCCTAGCGCCTGACATATGGTGTCTCAGCCCTCCTTGCCTTAActttcagctctgctcagcacccTGATATCTCTGTGCCCATGGTGACCTGGGACAGCATAGTACAAACAAGGCAGATCCTGCTTACAGGAGAAGCTCTATGCAGTTGCCACCTTCTACATAAAGCACACAGGGCGCAGCTGTCTGGGCAGTAAATTCCATGCAGGCAGCCAACCACCTCCTGCTGGGATTCCGCTCTCCAGCTAATGCCTccacaggagaaggaagggcaaAAGCCAAAGACAAtccctcagcctgctcatgTCCTAGTACAGATCCAAGTGCTGCCCTTCGTTTTAATACCACCTAAAGGGGAAGTAGGGAAACAAGAAACAGGACTTGGCTCACATGACCACTAGGaacctgtgttttctttcctagctCATATTCTCCACTTCATTTAATGAATAGAGCATGAGGCATTACCCAAAGTTTTCCATCTGCAGTGCAAGGAATAAAACGTGGTCATAGACTTACCGTGCAGAATATCCCATGCCCAGAGGCTTTCGCTTCTGCCTCCGCGGATCTTTCACTTGCTGACTGCCAGAGGGCTGGCCATTCACCAAAGATCTCCGATTCCTTGTTTTCTGTGGGGAGCGACCCTCTCcactcttctcctctcctgtgCTGTCactctttcttcctctaaatGGGATATCCACCAAGCCCCTGCATTTACCCAGTGCTTTCTCCCAAGCAGTAGCAGAGTCTTCAACCTCACATGTAGGAGAGAGGCTGGCAAAACCCAGCAAATGGCAGAACAAAGCCACTGAGACCTGGGCATCCCTAGCAGCATAGAGAACCTGCAGAAAAGCGTAGACATCAAGATATTGACAAACAGCAAACAGTTCCAAATATTACCAGTCTTTAACACTTGGTACATTAAAGCCAGAAGGTGgatatatttccttttgaagCTCATGCAAAGTTCTGGCACTAGAGTGACACTTTCATAACATTACCACCATCCTGCATTTTTAGAGTCAGTTTGACTTGAAATTCTCATGGGTGCCCCCAAGAACTGCAAGGAACTGAGAAAAAGAATCACGTCAGCCAGGCCTTAAACAGCCTCTTGCCTCACCAAACCCTCTCTAACTAATGAAAAGCTCTCTTTCGACACACTGTCTACAAATATTCAGTGCCGTATTCAGTGCCGTTATTTATCCTTTCACTCCCTCTATTGGTCGCTGATTTTGCAGACGTCTGCAGCATAACTGTAAAGGAAGTGAGCAATCAATGAAGATATAATGTCCTAAAAGTGGTCAACAAGGTTTCCAGGGTCTCTCTCCAACATTGCACTGAATGCTATAGATTGGAGAAAAGACAGTAATAAAAAGGTGAGGCTTTGGGTGCAAAGACTTCTTCAAGGGATCTCGCCTTATAGATCTTTCaggattaaagaaaaacaaggatcAGGAATCCAAGGAGAACAGCTGAAAATTATCTTCAcagaagaagagggaaatgcAGGCACAGAGTGTGAATTTAACCAGAGTTACACACAAAGTTTTGAGGCAGAACTTGAAGCAGGCTCAGACCTCACTGTACTAACACCTCTTCCTCTACTAGAAGGTTGTCTTTCCTCCCAAAACACTAAGTTGAAGTGGAAGACACACCTGATCTTGCGTCAGTTCTTCTGCCTCCCAGTTGCTGCAACGCACATGAAGAGACTTGTCAAGTGGGCAGTTCAGGACTTTTTCAGCTAACGACTTAAGGCTAAGGCAGTTGTCAAGTAGATCCTTCCTTCagtttaacaaagaaaataaaacaaacatattaACAACAAAACTATACACCCAGGCAAATTTCAATAGCCTCACATACCCTGACCCTGTCAGAATACAATGCACATCATGCACGCCTCCCACCCAAACAGCACACAGCTGCCTGACAGCTTTATagccctttccttcccttctgctaAAATATCCATCCTAGATTTAGTAATTACCCAGTGCTTGTGATATCCAAAACAGGCAAGGATGGGAGCTGGTAACATTTAAGGCTGAAGTGTTTATCTCTGAACTACCCTGTTCTGAAACAAATAAGTCTACCACAGAGTGATGGACTGCCTGCCCAAGCGATCCATAAGGAGCACAGGAGGCAGGAATGACTCCTAGGAATCCTGGCCACTAGAGACAAGAAGTCAGTCCTCAGTGCTAAAAAGGTCATAAATCAGGTCAGCAAATCTGTGCCTCAGAGCACTATAACTACACGCTCAATCACACACACTCTGTACATGAAGAATATTCCcaagtaaaacattttattctagGAAGCATGAAGGATGAGAAAATGGCACCAAAATTGTAACCTTTTAATGGAAACACTGTTATTAGAAGGGAAAATTTGAGCTAGTTTATTTTAgtcatttttccaaaatattctgtaattCAATAGTTCCGCTTATGTGCCCCTGGCAATTTACCCCATACTTCTAGGCAGTGTATTCAAATATCTGTTGACATGGTGATCACTCTCACTGCCTTGCATCACTACGCCTGGACTTCTTAAAAGCCGAAGCAAGATACTCAGAAAATTCTGTATGAGTATTGCATGAGGAGGCTAACAGACAAAATTAGCATGAAGATTTCCATTAAGACCATCGAATAGAAGCATGACGTTCTTGGGCTGCCGCTGTCCATGTCCTTGCTTTATAACCACGCTAACAACTCCAGACCTACCTGCCTGGTATCATTCAGCACTTGCAAATTACTTGTAAAGTGTTTCTAAATTGAATTATGCCTCCAATAGAGCTGCCTCTGTCTTCAGACACTCACCGCTGTCGCGTGGCTAAATACCGGAGATCCACGCTCCCTTTGACTGGAAGACTATAATCGTGAAGTAACTTGCAAGCATCTTCCCAGCATCCTACCCCAACTTTCAACACAGCGCTATCTGCCATGATGTCCAACAGGGTCTTTGGGATACTCTGTCCACTGGCAACAAGTCTGGGCAACCGAACAAGAATACAGAGGCCACTGCAAGAAGCCATCTGTAGGAGGGAGACAGGATTTGCTTTTCCATCCACAGATAcctgaaataaagacaaaaatcagaGTCTAGGTTACAGTACAATGAGTAACACTGGAGCCGGAACAAATTGCAAAAAAGAGAGCACTGAAAACAGGAACTACCTCTCAGTTCATACAGTCAAGTATTGTTAAACGTCTCTCAAATTCTACTGCAAATGTCAACTGTTTCAAAGTAACTTTCCCCCTTTCACCCTTCTCCCTCATAGCTGAGCTGGTGGAAGAAATCAGACACACAAAGCCACCCACTACATAAATGTTTATGGCAAATGCATTGTTTGACTGTGTCTTATACTAACGACTGTGAGGCAAATAAATTTCCAGCCAAAATAATGGCAAAGCCAGGCTTTAGAGATTACTCAAAGCCTGTTTTGAGAGTTCACACAGGCAGAAGAGGATCTTTGCTCTCTGATAGTCACAGTGAGTTCTATCTACATATCTGTATTATTCTCCTTTTTGGTTTCATTATtcctaggatttttttcctagtatgtAGTTAGATTTAAAAGTGTAAACGCAAGCTACTTCTAAATCACCTTTAAAGagatattaaacaaaacacataatGCTATATTTAGCCATAGAATTATCACTACGTTTAGTATGGTCAATTTATGATAGGAGTTCAGCAAATTAATACAACTAGCGGATTAAAAACTTACAGACAGCACACTTAAATGTGAGAACAATCAAAATTAGCAGTTATGTTACTGCTATCATGACAGATAATCACACAGGGAGTTTCAGTAGTCAGTCCTGTTGTATCCATTTAAGCAAAGGAATCCCTCTGTCCCAGATGATTTCCCACTGCCATTTGCAATCTAAAGGAGAGGCCTTCAATGACTCACCCACTCACAATCGATTCCAAGCACTGgccacttctccagctccttcttcaGCAAAGGTTCAACACGATCCCACTCCTCCCGCTCTGAAACTATCACTATGTCTGTACCAAGAGACTCCTCCCTTGGTAAGGAAAAAGTGGGAGatctgaagaaggaaagcacCTCCTTGTCTTCTGCCTCAATCAGTTTCTCATCTCCTGAGTCTACAACTGGCTTCTCTTGCTGGCTACTACCACGTGTTTTTCCTTTCCGACGCTGGGTTGCCTTCCACAAAGCCAGTCCCCCTACTGCTAGACCCAGCAGGGTCGCCAAAGTAATCGTCACTGCAGTTTGTTTCGGCATTTTTTTTATCCCACTTCTCCCCTCTTCACTTCACCCACTCAGAACGGCATTGTAGGATTTCATTACGTCCTGCAAAGAGAAATGGGACAGGTGGAAATTAAAGACAACTTAATTAAATGTGTTTAGAGATATTAAATGTCAAAAACGGACaatgcaaaaatcttttatcaaatcaaacaaaagtttattatgaaaaaattaCTATGAGGTATTAAATTTGCAAAGCAGGGAAGCAGTGCTGTGTGCGTGTCTGAGGCTAAGTTGCATCAGCCAGAAGCGCACGTGGTCCAggctcccctccccttttatACATTTCGCAAAAACCATTACATTTTGGCACGAAAGCACTTAACAATAAGGCCCATCCACCAGCATcagcaaagaaagacatttgGATCTCCATTCCTCCTCAAGCCAAAAATGCCAAACCGCCTATTCAATTTCCATCTCCTAATATTTGATCTAATTTTTGGCTTGAGGTTGGAACTTTTAATCCACTTTCCACCATTTTTCTATACCTAAACTGAACCCATCCCATGTCTGAACTAAAACATGAACAACCCACTAGATTTTAAACAATCATTAGTGTTTTATCTTCCTCTCCCTTCATAGTGCATCATGAGGGTCTTTAGGGGTCGCATTACATGTCCTTACTGGGCATTGTTTACTGGCACAAAGCCAACCATTCTTCCCCGTTTTTCACACTAAATATTCCCACTGGTATTATAAAAACATTCTAGCCACAACTCCTGATCCTGACAGAAGGAGGACCGGGCCTCGCTTTGACAGCCTTGGGGTCAGGGACAGTCTGCCACGGTGGTAGTCTAGGAAGTAAGAAGAGACTGAATGCTGCAGTTGATAATCACCAGGAACTTTAACAGGAATCCACTGATTTATACTTGTGCAACTAGATGCTTCCAATGATACCGAAAAttccagcaaataaactctctatGAGTCGTTCTGGAGTTCTAGAAAGCAAGCACgctttatcaggcctgggcaacacgaggacATGAGTTCCATCCATCACATGCAATGAGAtgagagctggggacagaacatatttcccacttacatgcacaTGTATAAatcttcccagaaatcttatgcatattctattactttccaaggactaattttaacgtgagcttcacaacagtcaaaccTCTTGCTAATCTGGAGCTggttccagctctctgctttacCTTGCACTtgagagagggaaaggctgcagaggtgATCACAGAAGGAGACACATCTACTCAacacagatcacactgcacacagGACATTATCCTCTTCAAAGAATGGacagtgcctggaaaaacaccattttaaagaaaacacactacCAGAGGGACAGTCTGactaactttcaaagaacacaattactcagatgaaactttacttctgcttaaataaaacatattccACGTTTTGTGGAATACTTCTTGTATCACTACAAACTCTCCCGtttttgaaacaaatgaaacacCCAGGGCTATTATCCAACGCCTTGTCTGGAACCAGACCAGCCGAAACAAGGACAGGATGCAGAATAAACGCCTCCCTTCACGCAGTACTAAACAACAGGCATTGTTTGCTACACCCACACCGGTtccaaacaacaacaactaCCACCTATAACGCAGAATTCCCTCTGTCACAGCTCCAGGAACCTGGAatcatccccatccccctcCCAGCACGGTACCCCGTCCCTACCCGCCCTCATCCCCCGGGGTCCCGCGGGATGAGAGCGGGCAGGGACGGGGCACCGGGAAGGTATCGCTGCCCGTTTCACGCCGACCCAGCGCTTCAAGATGAGGAGAAACTCCCCGCCTCGCCACCCCGGCCCGCAGCCACCCCGCAGCCACCCCGCTACCTGCGTCCTCGCGGAACGGCTGCGTCCGGCAGCAGGAACGCCCCGGCGGGGTTATGGCCGCGCACACCCGGGAGGCTTAAAGAGGCGGATGCTTCCTCCCTCTATGAACAGAGGGGTGAGTGCGTGATGGGTGCCGCCATGTTGTACGGCAGCTCCCGGAACGCGTCGCTTCGT contains these protein-coding regions:
- the EXD2 gene encoding exonuclease 3'-5' domain-containing protein 2 isoform X2; amino-acid sequence: MPKQTAVTITLATLLGLAVGGLALWKATQRRKGKTRGSSQQEKPVVDSGDEKLIEAEDKEVLSFFRSPTFSLPREESLGTDIVIVSEREEWDRVEPLLKKELEKWPVLGIDCEWVSVDGKANPVSLLQMASCSGLCILVRLPRLVASGQSIPKTLLDIMADSAVLKVGVGCWEDACKLLHDYSLPVKGSVDLRYLATRQRKDLLDNCLSLKSLAEKVLNCPLDKSLHVRCSNWEAEELTQDQVLYAARDAQVSVALFCHLLGFASLSPTCEVEDSATAWEKALGKCRGLVDIPFRGRKSDSTGEEKSGEGRSPQKTRNRRSLVNGQPSGSQQVKDPRRQKRKPLGMGYSARKSPLYDNCFLHAPDGQPLCTCDRRKAQWYLDKGIGELVSTDPFVVKLRFEPSGRPESQVDYYLTVKENLCVVCGKRESYIRKNIVPHEYRRHFPIQMKDHNSHDVLLLCTSCHAISNYYDNHLKQQLAEEFHAPIGSEEGVRLLEDPLRRICNESYMPHGLKVVQCFAKGGLRSLMQLERRWRQHFLDSMQPKHLPEQWSVDHNHMKLIRKYGEDLQIKLS
- the EXD2 gene encoding exonuclease 3'-5' domain-containing protein 2 isoform X1; amino-acid sequence: MPKQTAVTITLATLLGLAVGGLALWKATQRRKGKTRGSSQQEKPVVDSGDEKLIEAEDKEVLSFFRSPTFSLPREESLGTDIVIVSEREEWDRVEPLLKKELEKWPVLGIDCEWVSVDGKANPVSLLQMASCSGLCILVRLPRLVASGQSIPKTLLDIMADSAVLKVGVGCWEDACKLLHDYSLPVKGSVDLRYLATRQRKDLLDNCLSLKSLAEKVLNCPLDKSLHVRCSNWEAEELTQDQVLYAARDAQVSVALFCHLLGFASLSPTCEVEDSATAWEKALGKCRGLVDIPFRGRKSDSTGEEKSGEGRSPQKTRNRRSLVNGQPSGSQQVKDPRRQKRKPLGMGYSARKSPLYDNCFLHAPDGQPLCTCDRRKAQWYLDKGIGELVSTDPFVVKLRFEPSGRPESQVDYYLTVKENLCVVCGKRESYIRKNIVPHEYRRHFPIQMKDHNSHDVLLLCTSCHAISNYYDNHLKQQLAEEFHAPIGSEEGVRLLEDPLRRQVRSGARALLNADSLPESRRAELLQSIKDFFNTEAVTPEMLQEAASLETRICNESYMPHGLKVVQCFAKGGLRSLMQLERRWRQHFLDSMQPKHLPEQWSVDHNHMKLIRKYGEDLQIKLS